The Streptomyces sp. NBC_00224 genome contains the following window.
GGCGGGGGTCGCGTACGCGGTGACCGCGAAGGATCCGGCCAGCGACTGCCAGATGCCGCCGCCCGCCCGCCGTCCGGCCAGATCGAGCCGGTAGAGCTCGGTCGCGGAGCGGACCGCCTCGCCCACGTCGCGCGGGAACGCCAGACCGACCTCGGGCGCCGGGTCGGCGTCGGCCAGCCCGATCTCGTGCAGCGGCACCGGGCGGCCCAGCTTGGCGCCGATGGCCGCCGCGATCAGATGGGGCGCGGCGCCCTGGGGCACCATGCCCTTGGAGACCCAGCGGGCCACCGACGTCTTGTCGTAGCGAAGGGTCAGGCCGCGCTGAGCTCCGAGGTCGTTGACCCGTCGTGCGAGTCCGGCATTGCTGATTCCCGCGAGGGCGAGAACGGTGCCGAGCTTCTCGTTCGGCCCGCGTTGCTCCCTGGACATGCGCCACCCCTCGACACAGACGGCGTCCCCCGGGGCCGCGCCCCGGGTCCGTCCGGCCGCACAATCGTGTGGCCGAGCCCCCAGGAATATGCCGCCCGCGGAGAACAGCAGTACACCCAGCGTAGTTCGCCGCATCCCGACCGTTAAGAGGCGGTGTTCCGGATGGCGAGATTGTTTTCCGTACGGACGAGTTCGGTCGCTGTCTGTGTGCTCCGGGTGTGTGGCCGTGCGCGGTGCGTGCGCTCTGGCCCGCGTGGAGCGGGGAGCGCTTCCATGTCAGGTGCGTGGGTCGGCCCGCTGAACTGGATCCAGTGGGCTGGGGGACACCGTCGCCTCAATCCCCGCGGGCGGCGGACCGGTCCGGGAGGCGGACAGCGCCTCCCGGACTGTGGGTCTTCTCCGCCGGCTTCACTGCCGGTTTCATGCCCGCTTCGAGGCGCCCGCCACGCGCGCCCGGGGCGAAGTTGGCCGAAAAGCGACGGTCCCGCACCACCCGGAAACGTCACTCGCGCTCGTCAGAAGAGCTGTCAATCGGCCATCCATGGGGGCGCGTTCACTTTTTGCGCGCGCTACCCCGAGGCCCCTCTCGTACGCCATTGTCATGGCAGCATGGTCCCGAGCGACCTCAGAACCGCACGGACACACCCCGCCGTACGTCCGCGTACGGCCGGTCCCGGTTCTGTCGGCGCGTACGACGGGTTGTCCACAGGCTGTGGAGGCGGCGATGCGGTGGCTGGTGGGCTGGAGCAGTGTCGCCGCGAGGTTCGGTGCCGTGGGGACGGCCGGTGCCGTGGGTGCGCCCGAGGAGGGGCGCACCGTCCACCCCGTCGGCTCCCAGCTGCTGTGGGGCGACCCCGATCCGCTCTGGGCGGTCGGCGACTGGCGGCCCGACGAGATCCGCGTGGTCAGCGTGGGGGCGGACACCCGGCTCGCGGTGCTCGGCTGCTGCGCCGCCAGTGACGAGGAGCTGCGAGTAGGGCTGTTCGCGGCACGCGGGGGCGCACTGCGGCACCTGTCCGCCTGGCCGGGCAGCTATACGGCGGTTGCCCAGGTCGGCCGCAGGGTCACTGTCGTCGGTGACCTGGCCGGCGCACGCCCCGTCTTCTACACGCCCTGGGCGACCGGCACCGCGTACGCCACGGCCGCCCTGCCGCTCGCCGACCTCATCGAAGCCCAGCTGGACATCGGCCACTTGGCGGCGCTGCTCGCCTGCCCGGACGTACCCGAGGCGCTCGGCGACTCCACCCCCTACGCGGGAGTGCGGCGCATCCCGCCCGGCCACGCGCTGGTGCTGCGGGAGGGCTCGCGGGAGGTCACCGGGTACGAGCCGGTCGCCTCGCTCGCCGTCGCCGCGGCCCAAGTGGACGAGGAGAGCGCGGTGAACGGCGTACGGGAGGCGCTGGTCGCGGCCGTACGGGCCAGGCTCACCGCGCCGCGCCACGCCCCCGAGACGCTCCCGCAGGACCCCGGCCCGGTCCCCGGCATGGGCCCCGCCGAGCGGCGCGCCGCACGCGGGGGCCCGGCGCCCGGCATCGGCGCCGACCTCTCCGGGGGCCCGGCCTCGGCCACCCTGGCCCTGCTCGCCGCCGGGCTGCCCGGCAACCCCGGCACGGTGCTCGGCCACGGCACCGGCGCGGGCGAACGGCTCCTCGCGGTCACCTTCAACGACCTTGCCGTGCCCGGCCGCAGGAGCGAGGCCGAGCTGGAGCGGGCCGGGGCGATCGCGGCCAACCCGCGGCTGCACCACGTGGTGGTGGCCGGCGACGAGGACGCCCTGCCGTACGCGGAGCTGGAGGGCCCGCTCACCGACGAGCCCGGCCCCTCGCTGGTCACTGCCGAGCGCCACCGCCGCCGACTCGCCGCGGGCAGCGCGGACCACTTCACGGGCAGCGGGGCACGCCAGGTCCTGGACGCCCATCCCGCCCGCCTGGCCGACCTGTTGATGGACCGTCAGCGCCGCCACCTCCTCCGCCCGGCGGCGGCGCTCGCCAAGGCGGGCGGCCCCTCGGCGCACTCCCTGTTCGTCCCGCTCACGGTGTACCGGGCGGCGCGGAAACTGGCGCGGACGCCGTACCGGACGGGCATCGAGACGGCGGCGGAACGCCTGCGCCGCGACGCGGACGTCGTCGACACGGATGCGGAGAACCCGCTGGACGCCTCGCTCGCGTCCCTGGCCTGGACGCGGCCGGGTCCGGCGGCGCGCTGGCTCACCGGGGAGGCGCTGGCTGAAGTATCGATCCGGCTGATGGCGTCGGCGACCCGCCCGGCGACGGTGCTGCGCCCCGGCGAGGCACGGGCCCGGGCCGCGCTCGCCCGTTACGCCGCCGACCACCGCGTCCTCGAACAAGCCGCCGAGATCCGCAGCCAGCGGCTGCACGCGCCGTTCCTGGACAACCAGGTGGTACGGGCGTGCCGCGCCCTGCCCGAGGCGCTACGGGTGCAGCCCGGCGCCCGGGCGGCGATCCTGCGGACGGTGCTGGCGGGTTCGGGGGTGCGCGACCTGCCGGCCGGCTGGGGCGCGACGTCCCACGCTTCGTCGTCGGCGGCGGTACGGGCGGGCCTGCGCCGCTCGATCGACCCCCTGATCGCGCTCTTCGAGGCGCCGCTGCTGGCGGACGCGGGCCTGATCGAGGCCCGCACGGTCCGCCGCGCGCTCCGCGCGGCGGCCTCGGGCGAACGCCTCCCCCTGGACGGCCTCGCCGACCTGATCTCCACAGAGCTGTGGCTGCGGCGCCTGCTGTCGCGCCGGGGCACGTGCTGGACGGGGGCGGCGGCGCCGAAGCAGCGGGCGGTGGCGGGAGGGATAACGCCTGCGCGCCCACCGCTGCGGGCGTAGCCCGGACCCCCCGTTTGTCTGCGGCTTCGGTGGGGGTTGCTCGCGCAGTTCCCCGCGCCCCTAAAAGCGCCCCTGCGGGGCGCCCCTATAGGGGCGCGGGGAAC
Protein-coding sequences here:
- a CDS encoding asparagine synthase-related protein, which produces MRWLVGWSSVAARFGAVGTAGAVGAPEEGRTVHPVGSQLLWGDPDPLWAVGDWRPDEIRVVSVGADTRLAVLGCCAASDEELRVGLFAARGGALRHLSAWPGSYTAVAQVGRRVTVVGDLAGARPVFYTPWATGTAYATAALPLADLIEAQLDIGHLAALLACPDVPEALGDSTPYAGVRRIPPGHALVLREGSREVTGYEPVASLAVAAAQVDEESAVNGVREALVAAVRARLTAPRHAPETLPQDPGPVPGMGPAERRAARGGPAPGIGADLSGGPASATLALLAAGLPGNPGTVLGHGTGAGERLLAVTFNDLAVPGRRSEAELERAGAIAANPRLHHVVVAGDEDALPYAELEGPLTDEPGPSLVTAERHRRRLAAGSADHFTGSGARQVLDAHPARLADLLMDRQRRHLLRPAAALAKAGGPSAHSLFVPLTVYRAARKLARTPYRTGIETAAERLRRDADVVDTDAENPLDASLASLAWTRPGPAARWLTGEALAEVSIRLMASATRPATVLRPGEARARAALARYAADHRVLEQAAEIRSQRLHAPFLDNQVVRACRALPEALRVQPGARAAILRTVLAGSGVRDLPAGWGATSHASSSAAVRAGLRRSIDPLIALFEAPLLADAGLIEARTVRRALRAAASGERLPLDGLADLISTELWLRRLLSRRGTCWTGAAAPKQRAVAGGITPARPPLRA